In Fusobacterium hwasookii, a single window of DNA contains:
- a CDS encoding cell division protein SepF codes for MGFFGKLGKDVKELVGFNSGEDDDIDEIEEQETSKAVTKRQKMEDEVDEFRYEDYSTIFIDPKQFEDCKKIAAYIEKEKMITINLENIGPNVAQRIMDFLAGAMEIKNASFAQIAKHVYTIVPENMKIYYEGKRREKKLIDLEKGEKFEEEN; via the coding sequence ATGGGATTTTTTGGAAAGCTAGGTAAAGATGTAAAAGAATTAGTTGGATTTAATAGTGGTGAAGATGATGATATAGATGAAATAGAAGAACAAGAAACTTCAAAAGCTGTTACAAAAAGACAAAAAATGGAAGATGAAGTTGATGAATTTAGATATGAAGATTATAGTACTATTTTCATTGATCCAAAACAATTTGAAGATTGTAAAAAGATAGCTGCTTATATAGAAAAAGAAAAAATGATCACAATAAACTTAGAAAATATTGGACCAAATGTAGCTCAAAGAATAATGGACTTTCTAGCTGGAGCTATGGAAATTAAAAATGCAAGTTTTGCTCAAATAGCAAAACATGTATACACAATAGTTCCTGAAAATATGAAGATTTATTATGAAGGAAAAAGAAGAGAAAAGAAACTTATAGATTTAGAAAAAGGTGAAAAATTTGAAGAAGAAAATTAA
- a CDS encoding complement resistance protein TraT, producing MTKNLKIVLFSLLLIFVFVSCSTMHTVVSKRNLDVQTKMSDTIWLEPVSASEKTIFVQVRNSSGKNLNIEQKVINILTAKGYRIVNDPALAKYWLQANILKVDKVNLDNENGFSDAVLGAGIGGVLGAQRSGGAYTALGWGLAGAAIGTLADALVSDTAYAMVTDILITEKTERNVQTSTRNSVKQGNSGSISSSSTGSSNMEKYSTKVLSTANQVNLNFNSAVPILEDELGKVIGGIF from the coding sequence ATGACAAAAAATTTAAAAATAGTTTTATTTAGTTTACTACTAATATTTGTATTTGTATCTTGTTCAACTATGCATACAGTAGTATCAAAAAGAAATTTAGATGTACAAACAAAGATGTCAGACACAATTTGGTTAGAGCCTGTATCAGCAAGTGAAAAAACAATATTTGTTCAAGTTAGAAATTCTTCAGGTAAAAATTTAAATATTGAGCAAAAAGTAATAAATATTCTTACAGCAAAAGGCTACAGAATTGTAAATGATCCAGCATTAGCAAAATATTGGTTACAAGCTAATATTTTAAAAGTAGATAAAGTTAATTTAGATAATGAGAATGGTTTCTCTGATGCTGTTTTAGGAGCAGGAATTGGAGGAGTATTAGGAGCTCAACGTTCTGGAGGAGCATATACAGCTCTTGGTTGGGGACTTGCTGGAGCAGCAATAGGGACATTGGCTGATGCTTTAGTTAGTGATACAGCTTATGCAATGGTAACAGATATTTTAATTACAGAAAAAACTGAAAGAAATGTTCAAACTTCAACAAGAAACTCAGTAAAACAAGGAAATTCTGGAAGTATATCATCTAGTTCTACTGGTTCATCTAATATGGAAAAATATTCAACAAAAGTTTTAAGTACAGCTAATCAAGTCAACTTAAATTTCAATAGTGCTGTTCCAATATTAGAAGATGAATTAGGAAAAGTAATTGGAGGAATATTCTAA
- a CDS encoding phospho-sugar mutase produces MFLDEYKKWLDSNMLSAEEKEELKSIVNDEKEIENRFYTDLSFGTAGMRGVRGIGRNRMNKYNIRKATQGLANYIIKETGEIGKKKGVAIAYDSRLDSVENALNTAMTLAGNGIKVYLFDGVRSTPELSFAVRELKAQSGIMITASHNPKEYNGYKVYWEDGAQIVDPQATGIVSSVEAVDIFNGIKIMDEKEAIDKGLLVYVGEKLDDRYMEEVKKNAINPNVENKDKIKFVYSPLHGVAARPVERVLKEMGYTNVYPVKEQEKPDGNFPTCDYANPEDTNVFKLSTELADKVGAKICIANDPDGDRVGLAVLDNDGKWFFPNGNQIGILFAEYILNYKKDIPENGTMITTVVSTPLLDTIVKKNGKKALRVLTGFKYIGEKIRQFENKELDGTFLFGFEEAIGYLVGTHVRDKDAVVASMIIAEMATTFENNGSSIYNEIIKIYEKYGWRLETTVPITKKGKDGLEEIQKIMKSMRAKTHTEIAGVKVKEYRDYQKGVDNLPKADVIQMVLEDETYLTVRPSGTEPKIKFYISVVDSDKKVAEEKLAKIEKEFINYAENL; encoded by the coding sequence ATGTTTTTAGATGAATATAAAAAATGGTTAGATTCTAATATGTTGTCAGCAGAAGAAAAAGAAGAATTGAAAAGTATTGTTAATGATGAAAAAGAAATAGAAAATAGATTTTATACTGATTTAAGTTTTGGAACTGCTGGTATGAGAGGTGTAAGAGGTATTGGTAGAAATAGAATGAATAAATATAATATAAGAAAAGCAACACAGGGTTTAGCTAACTATATTATAAAAGAAACTGGAGAAATAGGTAAGAAAAAAGGTGTAGCTATTGCCTATGATTCAAGATTAGATTCTGTTGAAAATGCTCTTAATACTGCAATGACTTTAGCAGGAAATGGAATAAAAGTATATTTATTTGATGGGGTAAGGTCAACTCCTGAACTTTCTTTTGCAGTCAGAGAATTAAAAGCACAATCAGGTATTATGATAACAGCTTCTCATAATCCAAAAGAATATAATGGATATAAGGTTTATTGGGAAGATGGAGCTCAAATAGTTGATCCACAAGCAACAGGTATTGTAAGTTCTGTTGAAGCTGTTGACATATTCAATGGTATTAAAATAATGGATGAAAAAGAAGCAATAGATAAAGGTCTTCTTGTTTATGTTGGTGAAAAATTAGATGATAGATACATGGAAGAAGTTAAGAAAAATGCTATTAATCCAAATGTAGAAAATAAAGATAAGATAAAATTCGTATACTCTCCTTTACATGGAGTTGCAGCAAGACCTGTTGAAAGAGTTTTAAAAGAAATGGGTTATACAAATGTATATCCTGTGAAAGAACAAGAAAAACCAGATGGAAATTTTCCAACTTGTGATTATGCAAATCCAGAAGATACAAATGTTTTTAAATTAAGTACAGAACTTGCAGATAAAGTTGGAGCTAAAATTTGTATAGCTAATGATCCTGATGGAGATAGAGTAGGTTTAGCAGTTCTTGATAATGATGGAAAATGGTTTTTCCCAAATGGAAACCAAATAGGAATCTTGTTTGCAGAATATATTTTAAATTATAAAAAAGATATTCCAGAAAATGGAACTATGATAACAACTGTTGTATCTACTCCACTTCTTGATACTATTGTTAAAAAGAATGGTAAAAAGGCTTTAAGAGTTCTTACCGGCTTTAAATATATTGGTGAAAAAATTAGACAATTTGAAAATAAAGAATTAGATGGAACTTTCTTGTTTGGTTTTGAAGAAGCAATAGGGTATTTAGTTGGAACTCATGTTAGAGATAAAGATGCAGTTGTTGCTTCTATGATAATTGCAGAAATGGCTACAACTTTTGAAAATAATGGTTCTAGTATCTATAATGAAATTATAAAAATCTATGAAAAGTATGGTTGGCGTTTAGAAACTACTGTTCCTATAACTAAAAAAGGAAAAGATGGACTTGAAGAAATACAAAAAATTATGAAGTCTATGAGAGCAAAAACTCATACAGAAATAGCTGGTGTAAAAGTAAAAGAATATAGAGATTATCAAAAAGGTGTTGATAATTTACCAAAAGCAGATGTTATCCAAATGGTTTTAGAAGATGAAACTTATCTAACAGTAAGACCTTCTGGAACAGAGCCTAAGATTAAATTCTATATTTCAGTGGTAGATAGTGATAAAAAAGTTGCTGAAGAAAAATTAGCAAAAATAGAAAAAGAATTTATAAATTATGCTGAAAATCTATAA
- a CDS encoding pyridoxamine 5'-phosphate oxidase family protein, with protein MRKADREIKSRDEIIEIIKRCDVCRLAFNNGEYPYIIPLNFGIEVDDKKIILYFHSALEGTKVDIMKREMKATFEMDTKHELQYYEEKGYCTMSYESVIGKGRIRILPEDEKMEALKKLMAQYHKDKETYFNPAAIPRTLVYSLEVEEITAKRK; from the coding sequence ATGAGAAAAGCAGATAGAGAAATCAAAAGTAGGGATGAAATAATAGAAATAATAAAAAGATGTGATGTTTGTAGATTAGCATTTAATAATGGAGAATATCCATATATAATTCCCTTGAATTTTGGGATAGAAGTAGATGATAAAAAAATTATATTGTATTTTCATAGTGCTTTAGAAGGAACAAAAGTGGATATAATGAAAAGAGAAATGAAAGCTACTTTTGAAATGGATACAAAACATGAGTTACAATATTATGAAGAAAAAGGATATTGCACAATGTCTTATGAAAGTGTTATAGGAAAAGGTAGAATAAGGATATTACCTGAGGATGAAAAAATGGAAGCATTAAAAAAACTAATGGCACAATATCATAAAGACAAGGAAACATATTTTAATCCTGCTGCTATTCCAAGAACACTTGTTTATTCATTGGAAGTTGAAGAAATAACTGCAAAAAGAAAATAG
- a CDS encoding YggS family pyridoxal phosphate-dependent enzyme gives MSIKANVEEILEDIKKYSPYPEKVKLVAVTKYSSVEDIEDFLETGQNICGENKVQVIKDKIEYFKEKNKKIKWHFIGNLQKNKVKYIIDDVDLIHSVNKLSLAQEINKKAEQSSKIMDVLLEIDVYGEESKQGYSLDELKCDIIELQNLKNLNIIGVMTMAPFTDDEKILRMVFSELRKIKDELNKQYFNGNLTELSMGMSNDYKIALQEGSTFIRVGTKIFK, from the coding sequence ATGAGTATAAAAGCAAATGTTGAAGAAATTTTAGAAGATATAAAAAAATATTCTCCTTATCCAGAAAAAGTAAAACTTGTTGCTGTTACAAAATATTCATCTGTTGAAGATATTGAAGATTTTTTAGAAACAGGACAAAATATTTGTGGTGAGAATAAGGTTCAAGTTATAAAAGATAAAATAGAATATTTCAAAGAAAAAAATAAAAAAATTAAATGGCATTTTATTGGAAATCTTCAAAAAAATAAAGTCAAATATATTATAGATGATGTAGACTTAATTCACTCTGTCAATAAATTAAGTTTGGCACAAGAAATAAATAAAAAAGCAGAGCAATCTTCAAAAATTATGGATGTTCTATTGGAAATAGATGTCTATGGTGAAGAAAGTAAACAAGGCTATTCACTAGATGAGTTAAAATGTGATATAATAGAATTGCAAAATTTAAAAAATTTGAATATAATAGGTGTAATGACTATGGCTCCCTTTACAGATGATGAAAAAATTTTAAGAATGGTTTTTTCTGAACTTAGAAAGATTAAAGATGAGTTAAATAAACAATATTTTAATGGAAATCTTACTGAGTTATCAATGGGAATGTCCAATGATTATAAGATAGCTTTACAAGAAGGAAGTACTTTTATAAGAGTTGGAACAAAAATTTTTAAATAA
- a CDS encoding OmpA family protein: MTKKHHEDHFSPRVADLMSALTLIFLFISVVYMLQVNKEKERIEMIAKDFKNTKYEIYTDLNEEFKDDLKKWNAYIDKDTLSITFKEPDVFFDVGSSNINQKFKDILDDFFPRYVEILFTKYNNEIEEIRIEGHTSSEWNKNDDSLQAYFKNMTLSQERSKSVLEYCMLLNKMRPYREFLISKATANGLSYSHRVIEDGKENFSKSRRVEFKIKTTAEAHINDILEAGGFNETN; this comes from the coding sequence TTGACTAAAAAACATCATGAAGATCATTTCTCACCAAGAGTTGCTGATTTAATGTCAGCCTTAACATTAATTTTTTTATTTATTTCAGTTGTCTATATGCTACAGGTAAATAAGGAAAAAGAGCGTATAGAAATGATAGCTAAGGACTTTAAAAATACAAAATATGAAATTTATACTGATTTAAATGAGGAATTCAAAGATGATTTAAAAAAATGGAATGCTTATATTGATAAAGACACTTTGTCTATAACTTTTAAAGAACCTGATGTATTTTTTGATGTTGGTAGTAGTAATATAAATCAAAAATTTAAAGATATTTTAGATGATTTTTTTCCAAGATATGTAGAGATACTTTTTACTAAATATAACAATGAAATTGAGGAAATAAGAATAGAAGGGCATACTTCAAGTGAATGGAATAAAAATGATGATAGCTTACAAGCTTATTTTAAAAATATGACTCTATCTCAAGAAAGATCTAAGAGTGTTTTAGAATATTGTATGTTATTGAATAAGATGAGACCTTATAGAGAATTTCTTATCAGTAAAGCTACTGCAAATGGTTTATCATACAGTCATAGAGTTATAGAAGATGGTAAAGAAAATTTTAGTAAATCAAGAAGAGTTGAATTTAAAATAAAAACAACAGCTGAAGCACATATAAATGATATTCTTGAAGCAGGAGGTTTTAATGAAACTAATTAA
- a CDS encoding type II toxin-antitoxin system HicB family antitoxin: MKEKYIYPCVIYEEDGIYYANFKDFDACFTDGDSIEEVIINAKDVLEGTIFSLLKNNLDIPEPTLTKPNLENNEFLVYIDVWLTPIIDKVKNQTVKKTLTIPKWLNDEAEKHSINFSNLLQTAIKKYLNIQ; this comes from the coding sequence ATGAAAGAAAAATATATTTACCCTTGTGTAATCTATGAAGAAGATGGTATATACTATGCAAATTTTAAAGATTTTGATGCCTGTTTTACAGATGGAGACAGCATAGAAGAAGTAATAATTAATGCTAAGGATGTATTAGAAGGAACTATTTTTAGTTTATTAAAAAATAATTTAGATATACCTGAACCAACATTAACAAAACCAAATTTAGAAAATAATGAATTCTTAGTTTATATTGATGTTTGGCTAACACCAATTATAGATAAAGTAAAAAATCAAACAGTAAAGAAAACATTGACTATACCTAAGTGGCTAAATGATGAGGCTGAAAAACATTCTATAAATTTTTCTAATTTATTGCAAACAGCTATAAAAAAATATTTAAATATTCAATAA
- a CDS encoding HNH endonuclease translates to MKLINFLDFEPLKEIMEKMKVDRNEKIEIERIKKIEIARIWKELSSLSGLDIDINETDPSEKGYIKYREFDKLVAYIRDQKYFGEKFSLRKFHIAYNCKTLSDSRKSRDASKYKIVQNKSPEFTINILSEDAKTVIEANVIKKLEVCTNCLKALNYKNFLNVSKSEQDKIKNEFSFEEFLGTEFDKNEELIKSYNLDDIENDKVRLYPKNWDEISYNYRKSKKWVCEECGKDCSKNNSELEVHHIDHNPSNSNFYNLKALCKTCHSKIHPHME, encoded by the coding sequence ATGAAACTAATTAACTTTTTAGATTTTGAACCTTTGAAAGAGATTATGGAAAAAATGAAAGTAGATAGAAATGAAAAGATAGAAATTGAGAGAATCAAAAAAATAGAAATAGCTAGAATCTGGAAAGAGTTAAGTAGTTTATCAGGACTAGATATAGATATTAATGAAACTGACCCTTCAGAAAAAGGTTATATTAAGTACAGGGAATTTGATAAATTAGTAGCATATATAAGAGATCAAAAATATTTTGGAGAAAAGTTTTCTTTAAGAAAATTTCATATTGCCTATAATTGTAAAACTTTAAGTGATTCTAGAAAATCACGAGATGCTAGCAAATATAAAATAGTTCAAAATAAAAGTCCTGAATTTACAATTAATATATTATCAGAAGATGCAAAAACTGTTATTGAGGCTAATGTTATTAAAAAATTAGAAGTTTGTACCAATTGTTTAAAAGCATTAAATTATAAAAATTTTTTAAATGTAAGTAAATCTGAACAAGATAAAATAAAAAATGAATTTTCTTTTGAAGAATTTTTAGGAACTGAATTTGATAAAAATGAAGAGTTAATAAAAAGTTATAATTTAGATGATATAGAAAATGATAAAGTTAGACTATATCCTAAAAACTGGGATGAAATTTCTTATAATTATAGAAAATCTAAAAAATGGGTTTGTGAAGAATGTGGTAAAGATTGTTCAAAAAATAACTCAGAATTAGAAGTTCATCATATTGATCATAATCCAAGTAATTCAAATTTCTATAATTTAAAAGCCTTGTGTAAAACTTGTCATTCTAAAATACATCCTCATATGGAATAA
- a CDS encoding vWA domain-containing protein has protein sequence MNKFLIALLVTIFGFSFSNKSFAKSIVVEKRKNNIVDVVFILDRSGSMGGLESDTIGGFNSMLEKQRKVEGKAFITTVLFDDQYELLHDRVNITKVNNITEKEYFVRGSTALLDAIGKTIAKEKAIQDTLGKNEKADKVLFVIITDGLENASKEYNSSTVKKLIETQKEKYGWEFLFLGANIDAIETANTIGINAERAVNYKSDSIGTKKNYDTLNKAVEEVRSGKDLDKNWKADIEADYNERNKK, from the coding sequence ATGAATAAATTTCTTATTGCTTTACTTGTAACTATTTTTGGATTTAGTTTTTCAAATAAATCTTTTGCTAAAAGTATTGTTGTAGAGAAAAGAAAAAATAATATAGTTGATGTAGTTTTTATTTTAGATAGAAGTGGTTCTATGGGAGGATTAGAGTCTGACACTATTGGTGGATTTAATTCTATGCTAGAAAAACAAAGAAAAGTAGAAGGAAAAGCTTTTATTACAACTGTATTATTTGATGATCAATATGAATTGTTACATGATAGAGTTAATATTACTAAAGTTAATAATATAACTGAAAAAGAATATTTTGTTAGAGGTAGTACAGCTCTTTTAGATGCTATTGGTAAAACTATTGCTAAAGAAAAAGCTATACAAGATACGTTAGGAAAAAATGAAAAAGCTGATAAAGTTTTATTTGTTATAATAACAGATGGATTAGAAAATGCAAGTAAAGAATACAATTCTTCTACTGTAAAAAAATTAATAGAAACTCAAAAAGAAAAATATGGTTGGGAATTTTTATTCTTAGGTGCAAATATTGATGCAATAGAAACTGCAAATACAATAGGAATAAATGCTGAAAGAGCAGTAAACTATAAGTCTGATAGTATAGGTACTAAAAAGAATTATGATACTTTAAATAAAGCTGTTGAAGAAGTTCGTTCAGGAAAAGACTTAGATAAGAATTGGAAAGCTGACATTGAAGCAGATTACAATGAAAGAAATAAAAAATAG
- a CDS encoding MnmA/TRMU family protein has translation MKKKIKALALFSGGLDSALAIKVVQEQGIEVIALNFVSHFFGGKNEKAESMAKQLGIRLEYIDFKKRHTLVVEDPVYGRGKNMNPCIDCHSLMFKIAEELLEEYDASFVISGEVLGQRPMSQNSQALEKVKKLSGMEDLVLRPLSAKLLPPSKAEIEGWVDREKLLDINGRSRQRQMELMEFYGLVEYPSPGGGCLLTDPGYSSRLKVLEDDGLLKEEHAWLFKLIKEARFFRFSQARYLFVGRNKESNDKIDEFRKERNLDFYIHSSEVPGPHIIANTNLTDEEIEFAKKLFSRYSKVKGNEKVILNNSGNLEEVDVLDLKKLDEEIKKYQQF, from the coding sequence TTGAAGAAGAAAATTAAAGCACTAGCTTTATTTTCTGGTGGTTTAGACAGTGCTTTAGCTATTAAAGTGGTACAAGAACAAGGCATAGAAGTTATTGCTTTGAATTTTGTATCACATTTTTTTGGTGGAAAAAATGAAAAAGCTGAAAGTATGGCAAAACAATTAGGAATTAGGCTAGAATATATTGATTTTAAAAAAAGACATACTCTTGTAGTTGAAGATCCTGTTTATGGTAGAGGAAAGAATATGAATCCTTGTATAGATTGTCATTCACTTATGTTTAAAATAGCAGAAGAATTATTAGAAGAGTATGATGCAAGTTTTGTTATATCAGGAGAAGTTTTAGGACAAAGACCTATGTCACAAAATTCACAGGCTTTGGAAAAAGTAAAGAAATTATCAGGGATGGAAGATTTAGTATTAAGACCATTATCTGCTAAACTTTTACCTCCAAGTAAAGCTGAAATTGAAGGTTGGGTTGATAGAGAAAAACTTTTAGATATAAATGGACGTTCAAGACAAAGACAAATGGAATTAATGGAATTTTATGGACTTGTTGAATATCCTAGTCCAGGTGGTGGTTGTTTACTTACTGACCCAGGATATTCAAGTAGACTTAAAGTTTTAGAAGATGATGGACTTCTTAAAGAAGAACATGCTTGGCTTTTTAAACTTATAAAAGAAGCTAGATTTTTTAGATTTTCACAAGCAAGATATTTATTTGTTGGTAGAAATAAAGAGTCTAATGATAAAATTGATGAATTTAGAAAAGAAAGAAATTTAGATTTCTATATACATAGTTCAGAAGTTCCAGGACCTCATATAATTGCAAATACAAATTTAACTGATGAGGAAATAGAATTTGCCAAAAAACTATTTTCAAGATATTCTAAGGTTAAAGGAAATGAAAAGGTTATTTTAAATAATTCTGGAAACTTAGAAGAAGTTGATGTACTGGATTTAAAAAAATTAGATGAAGAAATAAAAAAATATCAACAATTTTAA
- the hemW gene encoding radical SAM family heme chaperone HemW, with protein MLKIYNTYIHIPFCERKCNYCDFTSLKGTDSQIEKYVNYLLKEIEIYSRKYDLTKKQDTIYFGGGTPSLLPIDSLEKILSKFSYDKNTEITIEVNPKTVDTNKLKEYRKLGINRLSIGIQTFNNDNLKILGRIHNSEEAIEVYNLARECGFNNISLDVMFSLPNQTLSMLQDDLEKLVNLNPNHISIYSLIWEEGTKFFKDLKSGKLKETDNELEASMYEYIIEFLKSKDYHHYEISNFSKKNFESRHNSIYWENKQYLGVGLSAAGYLNNLRYKNFFNLKDYYNNLDENILPIDEKEILTEDDIEQYRYLVGFRLLNKIIIPSEKYLDKCISLCKEGYLLEKENGFILSHKGLMLFNDFISNFIDI; from the coding sequence ATGCTGAAAATCTATAATACATATATACATATCCCTTTTTGTGAAAGAAAATGTAACTACTGTGATTTCACTTCATTAAAAGGGACTGATAGTCAAATTGAGAAATATGTAAATTATCTTTTAAAAGAAATAGAAATTTACAGTAGAAAATATGATTTAACAAAGAAACAAGATACAATATACTTTGGTGGGGGGACACCTTCCCTCCTACCAATAGATAGTTTAGAAAAAATTTTGTCAAAGTTTTCTTATGATAAGAATACTGAAATCACTATTGAAGTTAATCCTAAAACAGTTGATACAAATAAATTGAAAGAATATAGAAAATTAGGAATCAATAGATTGAGTATAGGAATACAAACTTTTAATAATGATAATTTAAAAATTTTAGGAAGAATACATAATTCAGAAGAGGCTATTGAAGTATATAATTTAGCTAGAGAATGTGGATTTAATAATATCAGTTTAGATGTTATGTTTTCCTTACCTAATCAGACTTTATCTATGCTTCAAGATGATTTAGAAAAGTTGGTTAATTTAAATCCTAATCATATATCAATTTATTCTTTGATTTGGGAAGAAGGAACTAAGTTTTTCAAAGATTTAAAATCTGGAAAACTAAAAGAAACTGATAATGAATTAGAAGCTAGTATGTATGAATATATAATTGAATTTTTAAAGTCAAAAGACTATCACCATTATGAAATTTCAAATTTTTCTAAGAAAAATTTTGAATCAAGACATAATTCTATATACTGGGAGAATAAACAATATTTAGGTGTAGGGTTGTCAGCTGCTGGATATTTAAATAATCTTAGATATAAGAATTTCTTTAATTTGAAAGATTATTATAATAATTTAGATGAAAATATATTGCCTATTGATGAAAAAGAAATTCTTACAGAAGATGATATTGAACAATACAGATATTTAGTTGGCTTCAGACTTTTAAATAAGATTATTATTCCTAGTGAAAAGTACTTAGATAAATGTATATCTTTATGTAAAGAAGGATATTTATTAGAAAAAGAAAATGGATTCATTTTAAGTCATAAAGGCTTAATGTTATTTAATGATTTTATTTCAAATTTTATAGATATATAA